One Halioglobus japonicus DNA segment encodes these proteins:
- a CDS encoding sensor histidine kinase — protein MNFREVIASLTFRYIAKYLLVLSAAVTALMASLYALYSYAYFHDLGSSIVEEHETLKLIYRGQGMDGLGKYVQDQRQSWYVDRFHYLIRDGEGNTLLGDLPAGTSYSEFEDGWLGFELALLEWGEEVGVEFLARQVQLDENVFALVARSFDEAGKQGRVVVAMLYRTMAATILLGLIGGFFAAARSLQRVDWLSREMSRIIRGDPSQRLDVDREKGQVKQLALMMNEMLDQTESLMQGVRSVSDNIAHDLRTPLSRMRNQLSQLQDNVTPDRSADVEHLLADCDALLTSFNAVLRISALEAGSRYAGGTELDLAALLEDVGDLYEPVAHDKGIEFSVSAAGPRYCEGEADLLFQMFANVLDNAIKYTPEGGRVAVNLQVGSGAELRVSISDTGPGISAEHWEDVFRRFYRVEPSRSGQPGHGLGLSMAQAIAHYHHGAVDLHDNHPGLRVIISLPRRVRS, from the coding sequence GTGAATTTTCGCGAGGTTATCGCCAGCCTCACTTTCCGCTATATCGCCAAGTATCTGCTGGTACTTAGCGCCGCAGTGACGGCGCTGATGGCCAGTCTCTACGCCCTGTATAGCTATGCGTACTTTCATGATCTGGGCTCGAGTATCGTGGAAGAGCACGAAACCCTGAAACTGATCTATCGGGGGCAGGGCATGGACGGCCTGGGCAAGTATGTCCAGGACCAGCGGCAGAGCTGGTACGTTGATCGCTTTCATTACCTGATTCGGGATGGCGAAGGGAACACCCTATTAGGCGATTTGCCTGCGGGCACCAGTTACAGCGAGTTTGAAGACGGCTGGCTGGGCTTTGAACTGGCACTGCTGGAGTGGGGCGAGGAGGTGGGCGTTGAGTTTCTGGCCCGCCAGGTACAGTTAGACGAAAATGTGTTTGCACTGGTGGCGCGCAGTTTTGACGAAGCGGGCAAGCAGGGCAGGGTTGTCGTGGCCATGCTTTATCGCACCATGGCGGCGACGATTCTTCTGGGGCTGATCGGTGGTTTCTTTGCCGCGGCCCGCAGCCTGCAGCGAGTGGACTGGTTGAGTCGGGAGATGTCGCGGATTATTCGCGGCGACCCTTCCCAGCGGCTGGATGTGGACCGCGAGAAGGGCCAGGTAAAACAGCTGGCCCTGATGATGAACGAAATGCTCGACCAGACTGAGTCCCTCATGCAGGGGGTGCGCAGTGTATCGGACAATATCGCCCATGATCTGCGCACACCGCTGAGCCGCATGCGCAACCAGTTGAGCCAGCTGCAAGATAATGTGACACCGGATCGCAGTGCGGACGTGGAGCATCTACTGGCGGACTGTGATGCGCTGTTGACCTCGTTCAATGCCGTACTGCGCATTTCTGCCCTCGAGGCAGGTAGCCGTTATGCCGGTGGCACCGAGCTCGACCTGGCGGCGCTACTGGAGGATGTAGGCGACCTCTACGAACCGGTGGCTCACGACAAGGGCATCGAATTCAGCGTGAGCGCCGCAGGCCCACGCTACTGTGAAGGTGAGGCCGACCTGCTGTTTCAGATGTTTGCCAATGTGCTAGATAACGCCATCAAGTACACGCCGGAGGGCGGTCGTGTTGCGGTGAATCTGCAAGTGGGAAGTGGTGCCGAACTGCGGGTCAGTATCAGCGATACGGGGCCTGGTATATCAGCCGAGCACTGGGAAGATGTGTTCCGGCGTTTTTACCGGGTTGAGCCCAGCCGCTCTGGCCAGCCAGGCCATGGACTGGGCCTGAGCATGGCGCAGGCCATTGCTCACTATCACCATGGCGCCGTGGATCTGCATGACAATCACCCCGGCTTGCGGGTAATAATCAGCCTGCCGCGTCGGGTCCGGAGCTAG
- a CDS encoding AraC family transcriptional regulator — MSDSVPTRFMNTLLRMVNARGYDFSAMLAEAGIEFNPLDEHSPGYRSETTAMQYSQVYQQVLRLLQDETFGVTGSELVAPGAFRMMCYCIISCDNLGQAIQRASEFYRTFFDERSQLYANFSQVHARVGYRTIDRRERPQVGPADAYGLQVWHRFFGWLCGRPIKLHRVDFTGEPPANPDKYEELFHCPVYYGQPNDLLYFDSECLAWPVVHTQHSLREFLRTAPYQMLIMDSHPGSDNLSAQVRAMIGHDFSAGFPSFEMICSALAMSAPTLRRRLKREGTTFQQLKDDARCEAAKLCLNRHDLSINEVALEMGFTDPSAFHRSFKKWTGQTPGQFRATLKRD, encoded by the coding sequence TTGAGCGATAGCGTCCCCACTCGTTTTATGAATACCCTGCTGCGCATGGTGAATGCCCGCGGCTACGATTTCAGCGCAATGCTCGCTGAGGCGGGCATTGAGTTCAATCCATTGGATGAGCACTCGCCCGGATATCGCAGCGAGACTACCGCAATGCAGTACTCGCAGGTCTATCAGCAGGTATTGCGGTTGCTGCAGGATGAGACCTTCGGCGTTACGGGCAGTGAGTTGGTGGCGCCAGGCGCCTTTCGCATGATGTGTTACTGCATTATTTCCTGCGACAACCTCGGCCAGGCCATTCAGCGCGCATCAGAGTTTTACCGCACCTTCTTCGATGAGCGTAGTCAGCTGTACGCGAACTTTTCCCAGGTTCATGCCCGGGTAGGTTATCGCACCATCGATCGTCGAGAGCGTCCCCAGGTGGGGCCTGCTGACGCCTATGGACTGCAGGTCTGGCACCGTTTCTTCGGCTGGCTCTGCGGTCGACCGATAAAACTGCATCGGGTGGATTTTACCGGTGAACCGCCGGCTAATCCCGACAAGTATGAGGAGTTGTTCCACTGCCCGGTCTACTACGGTCAGCCCAACGACTTGCTGTATTTTGACAGCGAGTGCCTGGCCTGGCCTGTGGTTCACACTCAGCATTCACTGCGTGAATTCCTACGCACCGCGCCCTATCAAATGCTGATTATGGACAGCCACCCGGGCAGCGATAATTTGTCGGCCCAGGTGCGGGCCATGATTGGCCACGATTTCAGCGCCGGGTTTCCCAGTTTTGAAATGATCTGCAGTGCCCTGGCGATGTCGGCACCCACGCTGCGCCGGCGTCTGAAGCGCGAGGGAACCACATTCCAGCAACTTAAGGATGACGCCCGCTGTGAGGCGGCCAAGCTGTGCCTTAATCGCCACGATCTATCAATTAACGAAGTTGCACTGGAGATGGGGTTTACCGACCCGAGCGCATTCCATCGTTCCTTCAAGAAATGGACAGGGCAGACTCCGGGCCAGTTCCGCGCCACTTTAAAACGCGATTGA
- a CDS encoding BolA family protein, whose translation MIVQTEIESILGEQFQPAHLQVENESHMHSVPPNSETHFKVVIVTDAFEGKRKVARHQQVYGALAAQLEGPVHALALHTYTAAEWAEREGAPASPDCLGGSKAEAQ comes from the coding sequence ATGATAGTCCAGACCGAAATTGAATCTATTCTTGGCGAGCAGTTCCAGCCCGCTCACCTGCAGGTGGAAAACGAGAGCCATATGCACAGCGTGCCACCGAATTCGGAAACCCACTTCAAGGTTGTCATTGTCACCGACGCTTTTGAAGGTAAGCGTAAAGTGGCCCGGCACCAGCAGGTTTACGGTGCGTTGGCGGCCCAGCTGGAAGGCCCTGTCCACGCGCTCGCCCTGCATACCTATACGGCAGCCGAATGGGCTGAGCGCGAAGGCGCACCGGCGTCCCCCGATTGTCTGGGCGGTTCCAAGGCGGAGGCGCAGTAG
- a CDS encoding rhodanese-related sulfurtransferase: MGEFVVAALYRFVTLEDYRDMREPLLDTCIRHGIKGTLLLAEEGINGTIAGSREGIDAVLDYLRQDLRLAALEHKESVDDVMPFYRMKVKLKKEIVTMGVDGIDPNKVVGTYVQPKDWNALIDDPDVLLIDTRNDYEFEIGTFRGAVDPHTDSFREFPEYVRSHLDPSKQKKVAMFCTGGIRCEKASAFMLQEGFEEVYHLKGGILKYLEEVPAEESAWEGECYVFDNRVAVNRELEKGSYDLCFGCRMPITDEDKHSEQYRAGICCPRCADRLTPEQMARFEERQKQTQLAAERGERHVGAMPPARQINEAPDSAASENLLRARKC, encoded by the coding sequence GTGGGTGAGTTTGTAGTTGCGGCACTGTACCGATTCGTCACTCTCGAAGACTACCGAGATATGCGCGAACCCCTGCTGGACACCTGTATCCGGCACGGCATTAAAGGCACTTTGCTGCTCGCTGAAGAGGGCATTAACGGCACGATAGCGGGGTCTCGTGAGGGTATCGATGCGGTCCTTGACTACCTGCGCCAGGATCTACGTCTGGCGGCTCTGGAGCACAAAGAGTCGGTGGACGATGTCATGCCGTTCTACCGCATGAAGGTGAAGCTCAAGAAAGAAATTGTGACCATGGGCGTGGACGGTATCGACCCGAATAAAGTAGTCGGCACCTATGTCCAGCCCAAGGACTGGAACGCACTGATCGATGATCCCGATGTGTTGCTAATCGATACTCGCAATGACTACGAGTTTGAAATCGGCACCTTTCGCGGCGCAGTCGATCCCCACACCGACAGTTTCCGTGAGTTTCCCGAGTATGTGCGCAGCCATCTCGATCCATCCAAACAAAAGAAAGTGGCGATGTTCTGCACCGGCGGTATTCGCTGCGAAAAAGCGTCGGCATTCATGCTTCAGGAAGGGTTTGAAGAGGTTTACCACCTCAAGGGCGGTATTCTCAAATATCTCGAGGAAGTGCCGGCCGAAGAGAGTGCCTGGGAAGGCGAATGCTATGTCTTCGACAATCGTGTGGCAGTCAATCGCGAACTGGAAAAGGGCAGCTACGACTTGTGCTTCGGTTGCCGCATGCCCATTACCGATGAAGACAAACACTCGGAGCAATATCGGGCCGGAATATGCTGCCCCCGGTGCGCAGATCGCTTAACGCCAGAGCAAATGGCCCGCTTTGAAGAGCGCCAGAAACAGACACAGCTGGCGGCCGAGCGCGGCGAACGCCATGTCGGTGCCATGCCCCCTGCGCGGCAAATCAACGAAGCGCCAGATTCAGCGGCGAGCGAAAACCTTCTACGGGCACGAAAATGCTGA
- a CDS encoding trypsin-like serine peptidase, giving the protein MRCITLPSLFTAMCLALPAQAEQRLAYSTASPAWLQAVGKLEVPGSRVENGYRRHKREDCSGTLVASAPDSRRADIVVTAWHCLEYYQDLSRPILFTLLPNSHQPITLEARRLDTGGDMHADWAVLQLARPVDATTVRGLTIDPVRADATRAVVMAGYSGDEGLGQDGQVMTYHVDCRITAQQPGASTSNCQAYKGASGGAVIQLDDQGQARLTGVISRGDSAGVSIFVPVEGFRSPLNLALR; this is encoded by the coding sequence GTGCGTTGTATCACCCTGCCCTCGCTGTTCACTGCAATGTGCCTGGCACTGCCTGCCCAGGCAGAGCAACGCCTCGCCTATTCCACAGCGTCACCGGCATGGCTCCAGGCCGTGGGTAAACTCGAGGTTCCGGGCAGCCGCGTCGAAAATGGCTATCGTCGTCACAAGCGCGAAGACTGCAGTGGCACCCTAGTGGCCAGCGCGCCGGACAGCCGACGCGCAGATATTGTCGTCACCGCCTGGCACTGTCTGGAGTACTACCAGGACCTCAGCCGGCCCATTCTGTTCACCCTTCTGCCGAATAGTCACCAGCCGATCACCCTCGAGGCACGACGACTGGATACCGGCGGCGATATGCATGCCGACTGGGCAGTACTGCAGCTGGCCAGGCCCGTCGATGCCACTACGGTGCGCGGACTGACGATAGACCCGGTTCGGGCAGATGCTACGCGGGCCGTGGTGATGGCTGGTTATTCAGGCGACGAGGGGTTGGGACAGGACGGACAGGTAATGACATACCACGTCGATTGCCGGATTACCGCACAACAGCCTGGCGCCAGCACAAGCAATTGCCAGGCCTATAAGGGCGCCTCAGGGGGCGCAGTCATTCAACTTGATGATCAGGGGCAGGCACGCCTCACCGGCGTCATCTCGCGTGGGGACAGCGCTGGCGTCAGCATTTTCGTGCCCGTAGAAGGTTTTCGCTCGCCGCTGAATCTGGCGCTTCGTTGA
- a CDS encoding SDR family NAD(P)-dependent oxidoreductase codes for MEQQQNIVALVTGASRGAGKGIALALGAMGATVYVTGRSREEGYAALPGTVDATAAAVTGAGGTGVAAYCDHADDAQVEALLARIDDEQGKLDILVNNATALHDALTEAGPFWEKPLALTEIWNVGMRSHYTTTYFAAPLLLKSQRGLVVNTSSFGGRIYMHGPAYGAGKAAIDKMAHDMAYDFRPYGVAVVSIWMGLLLTERSQRVFDAEPDKYAELIPTCESPEFTGRVIAALYRDPALMSRSGKVWVGAELAEEFGVTDTDGRQPPSHRAFFGPTTSFGDAVVE; via the coding sequence ATGGAGCAACAACAAAACATTGTAGCGCTGGTCACAGGTGCTAGTCGGGGTGCCGGCAAAGGGATTGCGCTGGCGTTAGGCGCTATGGGAGCGACGGTTTACGTTACAGGCCGTTCGCGCGAAGAGGGTTACGCCGCTTTACCCGGCACTGTTGATGCCACTGCGGCAGCGGTTACTGGTGCCGGTGGGACGGGCGTCGCGGCTTACTGTGATCACGCCGACGATGCGCAGGTTGAGGCGTTGCTGGCGCGTATCGACGATGAGCAGGGCAAGCTCGATATTCTGGTGAACAATGCCACCGCATTACACGATGCCCTGACTGAGGCCGGACCCTTCTGGGAAAAACCACTGGCCCTGACCGAGATCTGGAATGTGGGCATGCGATCGCACTACACCACCACTTATTTCGCAGCCCCGCTGTTGCTCAAAAGTCAGCGCGGTCTGGTGGTGAACACCTCTTCCTTTGGTGGGCGCATCTATATGCACGGTCCGGCCTATGGCGCCGGCAAGGCCGCCATCGACAAGATGGCCCACGACATGGCCTACGACTTCCGGCCCTATGGTGTGGCGGTTGTCTCTATCTGGATGGGGCTGTTGCTGACTGAGCGCAGTCAGCGCGTATTTGATGCCGAACCGGACAAGTACGCTGAGCTTATCCCCACCTGTGAAAGCCCGGAGTTTACCGGCAGAGTGATTGCTGCGCTGTATCGCGATCCGGCGCTGATGTCGCGTTCGGGCAAGGTCTGGGTAGGCGCCGAATTGGCCGAAGAGTTTGGCGTTACCGATACCGACGGCCGCCAGCCGCCATCGCACCGGGCGTTTTTCGGGCCGACGACCTCGTTCGGCGACGCGGTAGTCGAGTAG
- a CDS encoding acyl-CoA dehydrogenase family protein, protein MNEYGLESPRAQQLIEAARAMGPALVQRRAQAKTERRVPDATVQDFHDAGFFKILQPEQWGGYAMDPQVFYMVGYEVARFCPSSAWILGVIAVHNWQLAVFDDQAAQDVWEKDPTVLISSSYAPVGKVKVVDGGFRLSGRWSFSSGSEHCKWAFLGAVVPTPEAPFDMANYRTFLVPIEDYEIADNWDVVGLQGTGSHDIVVDDVFVPEHRTHKSMDGFLCDNPGNAVNDAPLYRMPFMQVFVRAVCTATLGACEGALQSFIDVAKTRQVGPNKMKDDPFARQLAAEVRTEIEEMKLVMVRNFDAMMERCRAGEAIAVDDRIRYRYDSAIVADRCLALSSRMLKASGSGGVRQGSELLDYHLDILCSQAHVANHSVPFANNMGGVMFGAENMDYAI, encoded by the coding sequence ATGAATGAATACGGACTTGAATCCCCCCGCGCCCAGCAACTCATTGAGGCAGCACGTGCCATGGGGCCTGCCTTGGTTCAGCGCCGTGCCCAGGCCAAGACGGAGCGTCGGGTGCCTGACGCTACAGTCCAGGACTTCCACGATGCGGGATTCTTCAAGATCCTGCAGCCGGAGCAGTGGGGCGGTTACGCCATGGATCCGCAGGTGTTCTACATGGTGGGCTATGAAGTGGCGCGTTTCTGCCCCTCCAGTGCCTGGATCCTGGGCGTGATTGCAGTGCACAACTGGCAGCTGGCGGTATTTGATGACCAGGCTGCGCAGGATGTCTGGGAGAAAGATCCCACGGTGCTCATCTCCTCTTCCTATGCGCCAGTTGGCAAGGTCAAGGTTGTCGATGGTGGTTTCCGCCTCAGTGGTCGCTGGAGTTTCTCCAGTGGTTCCGAGCACTGCAAGTGGGCATTCCTGGGTGCAGTTGTACCGACGCCGGAAGCGCCCTTTGATATGGCCAACTACCGCACGTTCCTGGTGCCGATTGAAGACTATGAAATTGCTGACAACTGGGATGTGGTTGGTCTACAGGGCACCGGCAGCCACGACATCGTTGTTGATGACGTGTTCGTGCCTGAGCACCGTACCCACAAATCTATGGACGGTTTCCTGTGTGACAACCCGGGCAACGCTGTCAACGACGCACCGCTGTACCGTATGCCGTTTATGCAAGTGTTCGTGCGCGCAGTCTGCACGGCCACGCTGGGCGCCTGTGAAGGTGCTCTGCAGTCGTTTATCGATGTGGCCAAGACCCGTCAGGTCGGTCCTAACAAGATGAAGGACGATCCCTTTGCGCGCCAGTTGGCCGCCGAGGTACGTACTGAAATTGAGGAAATGAAACTGGTGATGGTGCGCAATTTCGACGCCATGATGGAGCGCTGCCGTGCCGGCGAGGCGATCGCCGTGGACGATCGTATCCGCTACCGCTACGATTCGGCGATTGTTGCCGATCGCTGCCTCGCCCTGTCCAGCCGCATGCTGAAAGCGTCGGGTTCCGGTGGCGTGCGTCAGGGCAGTGAATTGCTCGACTACCACCTGGATATTCTGTGCAGCCAGGCACACGTGGCAAACCATTCGGTTCCGTTTGCCAACAACATGGGTGGTGTTATGTTTGGTGCCGAGAACATGGATTACGCTATCTGA
- a CDS encoding alpha/beta fold hydrolase, whose protein sequence is MKMNGLLPEANYAKCANGHTIHYIDEGQGDVVVFLHGSGPGASGHSNFKGNYPFLVEAGYRCIVPDHIGYGFSDKPDDVDHPLSFFVECIKQTLNVAGVDRCTLVGNSLGGAVAFGLALEHPELVERLILMAPGGLNDLPEYQAMPGMQQVFKAFGSGEPVTPATMKTLFATGLMYNGDLATDELVAERMQIMQIMNGHVMATMQIPNLVDRLADITVPCLAFWGMDEKMMPESGLHKMVKGIPHLRTILVNECGHWVMVEHEGVFNRACLDFLQHG, encoded by the coding sequence ATGAAAATGAATGGACTGCTACCCGAGGCCAACTACGCCAAGTGTGCGAACGGCCACACCATCCACTATATCGATGAGGGACAGGGTGATGTCGTGGTATTCCTGCACGGTTCGGGCCCGGGAGCCAGTGGGCATTCCAACTTCAAGGGAAACTATCCTTTCCTGGTAGAAGCGGGGTATCGCTGTATCGTTCCCGATCATATCGGCTACGGTTTTTCGGATAAGCCCGACGATGTCGATCACCCGCTGTCGTTCTTTGTCGAGTGCATCAAGCAGACCTTGAACGTAGCCGGTGTTGATCGCTGCACCCTGGTGGGTAATTCGCTGGGCGGCGCAGTGGCCTTTGGCCTCGCCCTGGAGCATCCTGAATTGGTGGAACGCCTGATTCTGATGGCGCCGGGTGGGCTTAACGATCTGCCTGAATATCAGGCCATGCCAGGCATGCAGCAGGTATTCAAAGCCTTTGGCTCCGGTGAGCCGGTGACGCCTGCCACCATGAAAACGCTGTTTGCTACTGGCCTCATGTACAACGGCGATCTCGCAACCGATGAACTGGTGGCGGAGCGCATGCAGATTATGCAGATCATGAATGGCCACGTGATGGCGACGATGCAAATCCCGAATCTGGTGGATCGGTTGGCCGACATCACGGTACCTTGCCTGGCGTTCTGGGGCATGGATGAGAAAATGATGCCCGAGAGCGGCCTGCATAAAATGGTCAAGGGAATACCGCATCTGCGTACTATTCTGGTCAACGAATGTGGCCACTGGGTTATGGTTGAACACGAAGGTGTGTTCAATCGCGCCTGTCTGGATTTCCTGCAGCACGGCTGA
- a CDS encoding fumarylacetoacetate hydrolase family protein: protein MEQQKIEQLGDELYAAMRECRTLAPLTDRESDITVEDAYHISLRMLNRRLDLDGEKVVGKKIGVTSKPVQDMLGVFQPDFGFLTDAMVYPDAADIPVAGNLIQPRAEGEIAFRLKKDLVGPGVTEADVLDATETIIPCFEIVDSRIDDWQIKIQDTVADNASCGVYVLGENEVDPKDFDLPNLKMKIYKNGEFHSEGLGSAVQGNPLTAVAWLANTLGEFGIPFKAGEVILSGSLAPLIPVVAGDEMRLELEGIGDCSCKFV, encoded by the coding sequence ATGGAACAACAGAAAATCGAACAGCTAGGCGACGAACTGTACGCCGCCATGCGCGAGTGCCGCACCCTGGCACCGCTGACAGATCGCGAGAGTGATATTACTGTCGAGGATGCCTATCACATCAGCCTGCGTATGTTGAATCGCAGGCTGGACCTCGATGGCGAGAAAGTCGTTGGCAAGAAAATCGGTGTTACCAGCAAGCCGGTGCAAGATATGCTCGGTGTGTTTCAGCCGGACTTCGGTTTTCTCACCGACGCCATGGTTTACCCTGACGCTGCTGACATTCCAGTGGCTGGAAACCTGATTCAGCCCCGTGCCGAGGGCGAGATCGCGTTTCGTCTGAAAAAGGATCTGGTGGGCCCGGGGGTGACCGAGGCGGACGTACTAGACGCCACTGAGACCATCATCCCCTGTTTTGAAATTGTCGATTCGCGAATCGATGACTGGCAGATCAAAATTCAGGACACCGTGGCCGACAATGCCTCCTGCGGCGTCTATGTGCTCGGTGAGAACGAAGTGGATCCCAAGGACTTCGACTTGCCGAACCTCAAAATGAAGATTTACAAAAACGGTGAATTCCATTCTGAAGGCCTCGGCAGTGCTGTGCAGGGCAATCCGCTGACTGCGGTGGCCTGGCTTGCCAATACCCTGGGTGAGTTCGGGATACCCTTCAAGGCCGGAGAAGTGATTCTTTCGGGCTCATTGGCACCATTGATTCCGGTGGTTGCCGGCGATGAAATGCGCCTGGAGCTGGAAGGCATTGGCGACTGCAGCTGCAAATTTGTGTAG
- a CDS encoding acetaldehyde dehydrogenase (acetylating) → MTQKIKAAIIGPGNIGTDLLMKAMRSDVIEPVWMVGVEPDSPGLARAREMGLKTTHEGVDGMVPHMQADGVQICFDATSAYVHAENSRKVNEQGAVMIDLTPAAIGPFCVPPVNLAEAVAQKAMNVNMVTCGGQATIPLVAAVSRVQKVAYGEIVATVSSKSAGPGTRKNIDEFTRTTSRGIEICGGADSGKAIIIINPAEPPLIMRDTIHCLTEDAPDEAAITQSVHDMIAEVQKYVPGYTLKNGPVFDGKRVSIYMEVEGLGDFLPKYAGNLDIMTAAGLRTAEMYAEEILAGNFVPTAA, encoded by the coding sequence ATGACTCAGAAGATCAAGGCAGCCATCATTGGCCCCGGCAATATCGGCACCGACCTGCTGATGAAGGCTATGCGCAGTGACGTCATTGAGCCGGTCTGGATGGTCGGGGTAGAACCTGATTCACCGGGCCTGGCCCGCGCCCGGGAAATGGGATTGAAGACCACTCACGAGGGTGTCGATGGCATGGTGCCGCACATGCAGGCGGACGGTGTGCAGATTTGTTTTGATGCCACGAGCGCCTACGTTCATGCCGAGAACAGCCGCAAGGTGAATGAGCAGGGTGCGGTCATGATCGATCTGACGCCGGCGGCCATTGGCCCGTTTTGTGTACCACCGGTCAACCTCGCGGAGGCGGTAGCGCAGAAGGCCATGAACGTGAATATGGTGACCTGTGGCGGCCAGGCAACGATTCCCCTCGTGGCCGCTGTTAGTAGGGTGCAAAAAGTTGCATACGGCGAGATTGTGGCCACCGTCAGCTCCAAGTCTGCCGGCCCCGGTACCCGCAAGAATATCGATGAGTTCACGCGTACCACCTCCCGCGGTATTGAGATCTGTGGCGGCGCCGACAGCGGCAAGGCCATTATTATTATCAATCCGGCAGAGCCACCCTTGATTATGCGCGACACCATTCACTGCCTGACTGAGGATGCGCCCGATGAAGCGGCGATTACCCAGTCGGTGCATGACATGATTGCCGAGGTACAGAAGTACGTGCCCGGCTACACCCTCAAGAATGGCCCCGTATTCGATGGCAAGCGCGTATCCATCTACATGGAGGTTGAGGGGCTGGGGGACTTCCTGCCCAAGTATGCCGGCAACCTGGACATCATGACTGCGGCGGGCCTGCGTACCGCGGAAATGTACGCCGAAGAAATTCTGGCGGGCAACTTCGTACCCACGGCGGCATAA
- the dmpG gene encoding 4-hydroxy-2-oxovalerate aldolase, which translates to MDLKGKKVTVHDMCLRDGMHPKRHQITVDEMVAVSKAMDEAGVPLIEVTHGDGLGGTSVNYGFPAATDEEYLTAVCKEVNNAKVSALLLPGIGTVDHLKMAVDCGISTIRVATHCTEADVSEQHIKMAASMDGLDTVGFLMMAHMIEPEELLAQLKLMEDYGANCVYITDSAGYMLPDDVTARVALARAELRPETEIGFHGHHNLAMGVANSIAAVAAGANRIDGSMAGLGAGAGNTPLEVFIAVCDRMGIETGVDTFKAMDIAEDLITPMMDEQVRIDRDALTLGYAGVYSSFLLFAKRSAEKYNLSSRDILVELGRRRTVGGQEDMIEDLALDMAREQGTI; encoded by the coding sequence ATGGACCTGAAAGGAAAGAAAGTAACAGTTCACGATATGTGTCTGCGTGACGGCATGCACCCCAAACGCCACCAGATTACGGTGGATGAAATGGTTGCCGTGTCCAAAGCCATGGACGAGGCGGGCGTGCCCCTGATCGAAGTCACCCACGGCGACGGTCTTGGCGGTACTTCGGTGAACTACGGTTTTCCCGCGGCTACCGACGAGGAATATCTCACGGCGGTATGTAAGGAGGTGAACAATGCCAAGGTGTCAGCGCTGCTGCTGCCGGGGATTGGCACGGTCGATCACCTTAAGATGGCCGTGGATTGCGGTATCTCCACCATTCGGGTCGCCACCCACTGTACCGAAGCGGATGTCTCGGAGCAGCACATCAAGATGGCCGCTTCCATGGATGGCCTGGATACCGTTGGCTTTCTGATGATGGCCCACATGATTGAGCCCGAGGAGCTGTTGGCACAGCTGAAGCTGATGGAGGACTACGGTGCCAACTGTGTCTACATTACCGATTCGGCCGGCTACATGCTGCCGGACGACGTCACTGCCAGAGTTGCACTGGCCAGGGCAGAGCTTCGTCCGGAAACCGAGATAGGCTTTCACGGGCACCACAATCTGGCGATGGGTGTGGCCAATTCCATTGCCGCGGTGGCCGCCGGGGCGAACCGGATTGACGGCTCCATGGCGGGCCTTGGTGCCGGCGCGGGCAACACGCCGCTGGAAGTATTTATCGCTGTCTGCGACCGCATGGGTATCGAGACGGGTGTGGATACCTTCAAGGCCATGGATATTGCCGAGGACCTGATCACGCCCATGATGGATGAGCAGGTGCGTATCGACCGCGATGCCCTCACGCTCGGTTACGCAGGGGTTTACTCGTCGTTCCTGCTGTTTGCCAAACGATCAGCGGAAAAGTACAACCTCTCCAGCCGCGACATTCTGGTGGAACTGGGACGGCGGCGCACTGTGGGTGGCCAGGAAGATATGATCGAAGACCTCGCGCTGGATATGGCCCGGGAGCAGGGCACCATTTAG